From one Alicyclobacillus acidocaldarius subsp. acidocaldarius Tc-4-1 genomic stretch:
- a CDS encoding MarR family winged helix-turn-helix transcriptional regulator → MDQASMDSFDSFEALEREMAIFARRLEGARQSWRKHREIDRSAYLILLALREEGELTAGQLAARFLLDISTISRQITPLVAAGWIAKERDEEDKRQLRLTITEAGVEALEATRASRIELYRELVGDWTEEERRTFLSLLRRLNERIWARQQAERT, encoded by the coding sequence ATGGATCAGGCCAGCATGGACTCGTTCGACTCGTTCGAAGCGTTGGAGCGCGAAATGGCCATCTTCGCGCGGCGGCTTGAGGGCGCACGTCAGTCGTGGCGCAAGCATCGGGAGATTGACCGCTCGGCGTATCTGATTTTACTGGCGCTGCGCGAGGAGGGAGAGCTCACCGCAGGGCAGCTCGCCGCGCGGTTTTTGCTCGACATTTCAACCATCAGCCGGCAGATCACGCCGCTTGTCGCGGCGGGTTGGATTGCCAAGGAGCGAGATGAGGAGGACAAGCGCCAACTCCGCCTGACCATCACCGAGGCGGGGGTGGAGGCGCTCGAGGCCACGCGCGCGTCCCGCATCGAGCTGTATCGAGAGCTTGTGGGGGACTGGACAGAGGAGGAGCGAAGGACGTTCCTCAGCCTTTTGCGCCGTCTCAACGAGCGAATTTGGGCAAGGCAGCAGGCGGAGCGCACATGA
- a CDS encoding potassium/proton antiporter, whose product MSLVSVVSVVVAVVLLSGVFIASAHSRMGLPAMVGFVALGCAIAALDPDLLTAISPDVATNLSSLALAMILFDGGLHTTPQRVRRVFWPAMSLATLGVLAQSAIMTALAHAVLRLPWLSSAMLGVAASSTDAASVFSALGNTSLKARLADVLEVESGTNDPMTFFLMTVLIDLARTGRPGLRPLEVAVLFAAQMGIGLGVGLAAGYLGRKLLAAARLDTPGLYPAVTLAMALLSFGMAQSMSGSGFLAVYLTGVVMAGGRMSERLAVLRFHEGLAWIVQIVMFVVLGFFLVPRDFADVAVPGLLLAYGAIFVARPAAVWLSTLFFRMTAEERWFIAWAGLRGAAPIVLILFAVEAHVQGYIALVEVVFFVVLVSALVQGMTVEWLAERFGLVQSTPPESMCELLAIAREAAVMVPIVVMPGSPRAGKRLRDLAFPPDTLCYAVVRGGKAIVPRGSTRIREGDHLLVLAHEGAVSELKRLFQEDQVGHAEALP is encoded by the coding sequence ATGAGCCTGGTCAGTGTCGTGAGCGTCGTCGTGGCGGTGGTGCTCCTCTCGGGCGTCTTTATCGCGAGCGCTCACAGCCGGATGGGCCTTCCGGCGATGGTGGGGTTCGTCGCGCTCGGCTGCGCCATCGCCGCGCTGGATCCGGATCTGCTGACCGCCATTTCCCCGGACGTGGCCACGAATCTCAGTTCATTGGCGCTCGCGATGATTCTCTTCGACGGAGGGCTGCATACGACGCCCCAGCGCGTGCGCCGGGTGTTCTGGCCGGCCATGTCTTTGGCCACGCTCGGCGTCCTCGCGCAGAGCGCTATCATGACCGCCTTGGCGCATGCGGTCCTGCGCCTGCCGTGGCTCTCGTCGGCGATGCTCGGCGTGGCCGCGAGTTCCACGGATGCCGCCAGTGTGTTCAGCGCGCTCGGCAACACGTCCCTCAAGGCGAGGTTGGCCGACGTACTCGAGGTGGAGTCGGGCACCAATGACCCGATGACGTTCTTTTTGATGACGGTCCTCATCGATCTCGCTCGGACAGGGCGTCCCGGGCTCCGCCCGCTCGAGGTGGCCGTGCTCTTCGCGGCCCAAATGGGCATCGGGCTCGGCGTCGGACTCGCCGCCGGGTATCTCGGCCGGAAACTTCTCGCCGCGGCGCGGCTCGACACACCGGGCCTCTATCCAGCCGTGACGTTGGCGATGGCGCTCCTGTCGTTCGGCATGGCGCAGTCGATGTCTGGGAGCGGTTTTCTCGCGGTCTACCTGACCGGCGTTGTGATGGCGGGCGGGCGCATGAGCGAGCGCTTGGCGGTGCTCCGCTTCCACGAAGGGCTCGCTTGGATTGTGCAAATTGTGATGTTTGTCGTGCTCGGATTTTTCCTTGTTCCCCGCGATTTTGCCGACGTGGCGGTGCCAGGGCTTCTCCTCGCCTACGGTGCCATCTTCGTGGCTCGCCCGGCCGCCGTGTGGCTGTCGACTCTCTTCTTCAGAATGACCGCAGAGGAGCGCTGGTTCATCGCGTGGGCCGGGCTCCGCGGCGCGGCACCCATCGTCCTCATCTTGTTTGCCGTCGAGGCGCACGTCCAGGGCTACATCGCGCTCGTGGAGGTCGTGTTTTTCGTCGTGCTCGTCTCCGCGCTGGTTCAGGGCATGACGGTCGAGTGGCTCGCCGAGAGATTCGGACTCGTCCAGTCCACGCCGCCCGAATCGATGTGCGAACTGCTCGCTATCGCGCGCGAAGCTGCGGTCATGGTGCCCATTGTGGTGATGCCGGGATCGCCACGCGCCGGAAAGAGGCTGCGCGATCTCGCCTTTCCGCCCGACACCCTGTGCTACGCCGTGGTGCGCGGCGGCAAAGCCATCGTCCCGCGCGGGAGCACCCGAATCCGAGAAGGCGATCACCTGCTCGTCCTGGCCCACGAAGGCGCCGTCAGCGAACTTAAGCGGCTGTTTCAGGAGGATCAGGTGGGGCACGCAGAGGCGCTGCCATGA
- a CDS encoding ABC transporter ATP-binding protein: MAAAAISVEHVSKRFGAIHAVDDVTFDVEPGTIVALLGPNGAGKTTLISMILGLSQPTHGSVRVFGHRPRDRAARERLGVMLQNVTLPQSVKVKELVAWFRSFYPHPLPADNLLQMAGIEHLAEREAVKLSGGEQRRLQFALAMAGDPALLLLDEPTTGMDVESRRAFWDSLRSFVYDGRRTLLLTTHHLEEAESVADRVILLKGGRVIADGSLAEIKAQAGHRYVSFIAGPRCTKEEIEQLPYVRSVRYSGRHVRIETDRPDDVLRAIILRDLDASSFEVSQGALEDAFVALTELDDRLEERGVTR, translated from the coding sequence TTGGCGGCAGCCGCCATTTCGGTGGAGCACGTTTCGAAGCGGTTTGGCGCGATTCACGCGGTGGACGATGTCACGTTCGATGTCGAGCCCGGCACTATCGTGGCCCTGCTTGGGCCGAACGGGGCCGGCAAGACCACGCTCATCTCCATGATTCTGGGACTGTCGCAGCCGACCCATGGTTCGGTGCGGGTCTTTGGCCACCGCCCGCGCGATCGCGCCGCGCGAGAGCGGCTCGGGGTCATGTTGCAGAACGTGACCCTGCCGCAGAGCGTGAAGGTGAAGGAACTTGTGGCGTGGTTCCGCAGCTTCTACCCGCATCCGTTGCCGGCGGACAACCTCCTTCAGATGGCCGGCATCGAACATCTCGCAGAGCGGGAGGCCGTGAAGCTGTCCGGCGGCGAGCAGCGGCGGCTCCAGTTCGCCCTCGCCATGGCGGGCGATCCGGCGTTGCTCCTGCTGGACGAGCCGACGACGGGCATGGACGTCGAGTCGCGGCGGGCGTTTTGGGACAGCCTGCGCAGCTTCGTGTATGACGGCCGGCGCACGCTTCTGCTAACCACGCATCACTTGGAGGAGGCCGAGTCCGTCGCCGATCGCGTCATCTTGCTCAAGGGCGGCCGGGTGATCGCGGACGGGAGCCTTGCCGAGATCAAGGCGCAGGCCGGACATCGGTATGTGAGCTTTATCGCGGGGCCGCGGTGCACGAAGGAAGAGATCGAACAGCTTCCGTACGTCCGGAGCGTGCGGTACAGCGGACGCCACGTGCGAATTGAGACGGATCGGCCGGACGACGTGCTTCGCGCCATCATCTTGCGCGATCTCGACGCCTCGTCGTTTGAAGTCTCGCAGGGTGCGCTTGAGGATGCGTTCGTCGCCCTGACGGAGTTGGACGACCGTCTCGAAGAGAGGGGGGTGACCCGATGA
- a CDS encoding ABC transporter permease, which produces MNSWLLEWRIEVLRNVRNRRFFIFTLLFPVGFYLLYVNLYGRHAQVGGIEWSKYFLISMSVFGVVGTGLNGNAVRVAIERTQGWTSWMLTTPRPAAQAVTTKIAANVVVNAIAIAIMFLVGAFVEHVRMPAGEWLGCGAATVFGALVFTALGILIGHIGGREAAQILASIVYFLISIAGGLWIPIQVLPPFFQHLALWMPIYRLADIAWSLIGQRTVQWSDVAVLLAYLIGFVLLAAWVSTRPREVRSVA; this is translated from the coding sequence ATGAATTCGTGGCTTCTGGAGTGGCGTATCGAGGTCCTTCGGAACGTGCGCAATCGCCGGTTTTTCATCTTCACCCTGTTGTTTCCGGTCGGGTTCTACCTCCTGTATGTGAATCTGTACGGCCGGCACGCGCAGGTGGGCGGGATCGAGTGGTCGAAGTATTTTCTCATCTCCATGTCCGTGTTCGGCGTCGTGGGCACGGGGCTGAACGGCAACGCGGTGCGGGTGGCCATCGAGCGGACGCAGGGATGGACGAGCTGGATGCTCACGACCCCTCGCCCGGCTGCCCAGGCGGTGACGACGAAGATCGCGGCGAACGTGGTGGTGAACGCCATCGCCATCGCCATCATGTTCTTGGTCGGCGCGTTCGTGGAACACGTCCGGATGCCGGCCGGCGAATGGCTTGGTTGCGGTGCGGCAACGGTATTCGGCGCGCTAGTGTTCACCGCGCTTGGCATTTTGATTGGGCATATCGGTGGTCGCGAGGCCGCGCAAATTCTCGCGAGCATCGTGTATTTCCTAATCTCCATTGCGGGCGGGCTGTGGATACCGATTCAGGTCCTACCGCCGTTTTTCCAGCATCTTGCGCTCTGGATGCCGATCTACCGGCTGGCGGATATCGCCTGGTCTCTCATCGGGCAGCGCACCGTCCAGTGGAGCGATGTGGCCGTTCTTCTCGCCTACCTGATTGGCTTTGTGCTCTTGGCGGCGTGGGTGTCGACGCGGCCGCGGGAGGTTCGTTCTGTCGCATGA
- a CDS encoding sensor histidine kinase, with amino-acid sequence MAAGLGSLAAFGALYVVAFLTPRNSPWRIAAFFGQLAILLTLMAAFSLNYVYLLFYPVATILYGPLRRTMALFVVLCASVGALVAVERAHHIPFPQGFHYLLIGALFGGSILIYMMRAWAALEQTNARLQAAQSEIARLSQAEERARIGRDLHDLLGHQLSLITLKAQVAGRILERTGDVPRARDEIEQIERVSRATLESVRAYVADMRATDWQDAWRAAEEVLAAAGIEAHMACEMDAVPKTVEHAYAMCLREAVTNVVRHSGARRCAVRMWRDGPLVVLAVADDGEGAAEFATIPTCGGSGIAGMRARMAQIGGECERLGRDDWRRRALGWPEFEPGWVVVLKAPVPIE; translated from the coding sequence ATGGCGGCTGGCCTAGGGAGCCTTGCCGCCTTTGGAGCGCTTTACGTCGTGGCTTTTCTCACGCCGCGCAACAGCCCTTGGCGAATCGCGGCGTTCTTCGGGCAATTGGCCATCCTCCTGACGCTGATGGCCGCCTTCAGTCTGAACTACGTGTATCTCCTCTTCTACCCCGTTGCGACCATCCTCTACGGGCCTCTTCGGCGCACCATGGCGCTCTTCGTTGTCCTGTGCGCGAGCGTCGGCGCGCTCGTGGCCGTCGAGCGGGCCCATCATATCCCATTCCCGCAGGGGTTTCATTACCTCTTGATTGGCGCCTTGTTCGGCGGAAGCATCCTGATTTACATGATGCGCGCCTGGGCGGCGCTCGAGCAGACCAACGCGCGGCTTCAGGCGGCTCAGAGCGAGATTGCGCGGCTCAGCCAGGCCGAGGAACGGGCGCGCATCGGGCGCGACCTGCACGATCTTTTGGGCCACCAGTTGTCGCTCATCACGCTGAAGGCGCAGGTGGCCGGGCGCATTCTGGAGCGCACGGGGGACGTTCCTCGAGCGCGCGACGAGATCGAACAGATTGAACGGGTGAGCCGCGCGACGCTCGAATCGGTGCGCGCGTATGTGGCCGACATGCGCGCGACGGACTGGCAGGACGCCTGGCGCGCCGCGGAAGAAGTGCTCGCAGCTGCAGGCATCGAGGCGCACATGGCGTGCGAGATGGACGCTGTGCCGAAGACGGTGGAGCATGCGTACGCGATGTGCCTGCGCGAGGCCGTAACGAACGTCGTCCGGCACAGCGGCGCCAGGCGATGCGCGGTCCGCATGTGGCGGGACGGGCCGCTCGTGGTGCTTGCCGTCGCAGACGACGGCGAAGGAGCGGCAGAATTCGCGACGATCCCGACCTGCGGCGGGAGCGGCATTGCCGGCATGCGCGCTCGGATGGCGCAGATTGGCGGGGAGTGCGAGCGATTGGGACGGGACGACTGGCGCCGACGAGCCCTCGGATGGCCCGAGTTTGAGCCGGGCTGGGTCGTGGTGCTGAAGGCCCCCGTTCCCATCGAGTGA
- a CDS encoding response regulator transcription factor, with translation MIRVLLAEDQGLVSDAIATLLALEGDFDVVATAGDGEEAVAKALALRPDLALLDIEMPKLSGLDAAARILRDVPGVRVVLLTTFARPGYLRRALQAGVHGYLLKDGKVEQLAAHLRSIMAGQRVFDPALMMAAIETDNPLSAREIDVLRLAKRGLTTRQMAKELFLSEGTVRNYLSGALAKLGCATRQEAIRKADDMGWL, from the coding sequence GTGATACGCGTGTTATTGGCGGAGGATCAAGGCTTAGTGTCCGATGCGATTGCGACGCTCCTCGCTCTGGAGGGCGACTTTGACGTGGTCGCCACTGCGGGTGACGGCGAGGAGGCGGTGGCGAAAGCCCTCGCCTTGCGGCCCGACCTTGCGCTGTTGGACATCGAGATGCCCAAACTGAGCGGGCTCGACGCCGCGGCGCGCATCCTGCGGGACGTGCCAGGCGTGCGCGTGGTTTTGCTCACCACCTTCGCGCGGCCTGGCTACCTCAGGCGCGCCTTGCAGGCCGGGGTGCATGGTTACCTGTTGAAAGACGGCAAAGTCGAGCAGCTCGCGGCTCACCTTCGTTCCATCATGGCAGGCCAGCGCGTGTTCGATCCCGCCCTGATGATGGCGGCCATCGAGACGGATAATCCGCTGTCTGCGCGCGAGATCGACGTGCTGCGGCTCGCCAAGCGCGGACTCACCACGCGGCAGATGGCCAAGGAACTGTTCCTCTCCGAGGGCACGGTCCGCAATTACTTGTCTGGCGCTTTGGCCAAGCTCGGCTGCGCCACACGCCAGGAGGCCATCCGCAAGGCGGACGACATGGGTTGGCTGTGA
- a CDS encoding metallophosphoesterase family protein has translation MRLAFFSDVHGNELALDAVIGDLRQVGCDGVYVLGDLAFRGYAPKACVEKVVEVADKVIRGNADEWVVRGVRPGEVPEERRAGMDEEAAFARGLLNRAELEYLANLPLLLQEESPFGRWLAFHATPLDAFPVVAADAPDEDIESRIFAGWGARLYLYGHIHVPYVRDIRGRTVVNLGSVGMPFDGVPQASYVILHVDGDAFRVEHRRVPYDVEAACRRYDEIGYPAADVMKRVLRAARPV, from the coding sequence ATGCGACTCGCGTTTTTCTCGGACGTGCACGGAAACGAGCTGGCCCTCGATGCGGTCATTGGCGATCTGCGGCAAGTGGGATGCGATGGCGTCTATGTACTCGGCGATCTCGCCTTTCGGGGCTATGCGCCGAAGGCGTGTGTGGAGAAGGTCGTCGAGGTGGCAGACAAGGTCATCCGCGGCAACGCCGACGAATGGGTGGTGCGCGGCGTGCGGCCCGGCGAGGTGCCGGAGGAGCGGCGCGCCGGCATGGACGAGGAGGCAGCCTTTGCACGGGGGTTGCTCAACCGAGCGGAACTCGAATACCTCGCCAACTTGCCGCTGCTGCTCCAGGAGGAGTCGCCGTTTGGGCGCTGGCTCGCCTTTCACGCCACGCCGCTCGATGCGTTTCCTGTGGTGGCGGCCGACGCGCCGGATGAGGACATCGAGTCGCGCATCTTCGCCGGCTGGGGCGCGCGTCTGTACCTATACGGCCACATTCATGTGCCGTATGTCCGCGATATCCGTGGGAGGACGGTCGTCAACCTCGGCAGCGTCGGCATGCCGTTCGACGGCGTGCCCCAGGCCTCGTACGTCATCCTGCACGTGGATGGGGACGCGTTCCGCGTGGAACATCGCAGGGTTCCCTACGACGTGGAGGCCGCGTGCAGGCGATACGACGAGATCGGCTATCCGGCGGCTGACGTGATGAAGCGGGTGTTACGCGCCGCGCGACCCGTCTGA
- a CDS encoding uracil-DNA glycosylase family protein, translating into MELVTTFADLVDALSKDYRVPDIVLDTSTVLFILESPHIQELRHGAPVAGSSGATMSRHIFGPEYGHLPLGRMVKKNAETGAKRPRLSAIGLMNVCNIPLQAAAYPRDIQVRYADWFEAMNAVRTQNQKWSFADPRQQDIQSYLANDLRKKLEAYRGRAITLVPCGRFAQKFFALADVADEKWDVIDGVPHPSYNSWDRAQYAKAVERVVEAVGLAGAELAVQLESDGSRGA; encoded by the coding sequence ATGGAGCTCGTGACGACGTTTGCAGACCTCGTGGATGCCCTTTCTAAGGATTACCGAGTGCCGGACATCGTGCTGGATACGTCCACGGTGCTTTTCATCCTGGAATCTCCGCACATCCAGGAACTTCGCCACGGCGCGCCAGTGGCGGGATCGTCTGGGGCCACCATGTCGCGACACATCTTCGGCCCGGAATATGGCCACCTGCCGCTCGGCCGCATGGTGAAGAAAAATGCGGAGACAGGCGCGAAACGGCCGCGCCTCTCCGCGATTGGTCTGATGAACGTGTGCAACATTCCCTTGCAGGCGGCCGCGTACCCGCGCGACATTCAGGTTCGGTACGCCGACTGGTTTGAGGCGATGAATGCCGTCCGCACGCAGAACCAGAAGTGGTCATTCGCCGACCCGCGCCAACAGGACATTCAGTCCTATCTCGCAAACGACTTGCGCAAAAAGCTCGAGGCCTACCGCGGCCGCGCCATCACCCTCGTTCCCTGTGGGCGGTTTGCGCAGAAGTTCTTCGCGCTGGCCGACGTGGCAGACGAGAAGTGGGACGTGATCGACGGCGTGCCTCACCCGTCGTACAACAGCTGGGATCGCGCGCAATACGCCAAGGCCGTGGAGCGCGTGGTCGAGGCCGTGGGCCTGGCCGGCGCGGAGCTCGCCGTCCAGCTCGAATCAGACGGGTCGCGCGGCGCGTAA
- a CDS encoding cytochrome c oxidase subunit II — protein MKPKGRRVGGLIGLIGFTVLALTGCDSPKYWPVLSPQGPVARSEYYLIIYSFILMLLVVLAVFILFFWVIIKYRARPDNADYVPPEIEGNAKLETLWTVIPILVVIALAIPTVAVTYKLVYPPKVEAATAKVVGKSITIDVISEQWKWVFKYPAQNIETVNYVDIPAGVPVNFQLTSSGPMNTFWVPALGGMEFTMPNMDLRLWLEADHPGSYLGRGAQYNGRGFAHMTFTVNALSPTDFESWVKSVQQTAPKLTQQAEAQINQPGLVGKLTFSSTTPE, from the coding sequence ATGAAGCCAAAAGGGCGTCGAGTGGGAGGACTGATTGGGCTCATTGGTTTTACGGTACTCGCACTCACGGGATGCGACAGCCCGAAGTATTGGCCGGTTCTGAGCCCGCAGGGGCCAGTGGCTCGGAGCGAGTATTATCTCATTATCTATTCGTTCATCTTGATGCTGCTTGTCGTCTTGGCCGTGTTCATCCTGTTTTTCTGGGTGATCATCAAGTACCGGGCGCGGCCTGACAACGCGGATTACGTGCCGCCGGAGATTGAGGGCAACGCCAAGCTCGAGACCCTGTGGACCGTGATTCCGATTCTGGTCGTGATTGCCCTTGCCATTCCGACGGTCGCCGTGACGTACAAGCTGGTCTACCCGCCGAAGGTCGAGGCGGCGACGGCCAAGGTCGTGGGCAAGTCCATCACAATCGACGTCATTTCGGAGCAGTGGAAATGGGTGTTCAAGTACCCGGCTCAGAACATCGAGACGGTCAACTATGTGGACATCCCGGCGGGCGTCCCTGTCAATTTCCAGCTCACCTCGAGCGGGCCGATGAACACGTTCTGGGTGCCTGCGCTCGGCGGCATGGAATTTACGATGCCGAATATGGATCTGAGGCTGTGGCTGGAAGCCGACCACCCAGGCAGCTATCTCGGGCGCGGCGCTCAGTACAATGGACGGGGATTTGCACACATGACGTTCACGGTCAACGCGCTCTCGCCGACGGACTTTGAAAGCTGGGTCAAGAGCGTTCAGCAGACCGCACCCAAATTGACGCAGCAGGCCGAAGCGCAGATCAACCAACCCGGTCTCGTCGGCAAGCTGACCTTCTCGTCGACGACGCCAGAGTAA
- the qoxB gene encoding cytochrome aa3 quinol oxidase subunit I, translated as MHGVVNWAVHFFMLDEGPLIWLSDFLIICASLGIVVVLTKFRLWKWLWDEWLTTVDHKKIGIMYMIAAILMLFRGGTDGLLMRAQLAWPNMHFLSADHYDQIFTTHGTIMILFMAMPAIIGFFNVAVPLQIGCRDVAFPYLNAISFWLFFFAALLFNLSFVVGGSPDGGWTSYPPYVENQFDPGPGENYYLVALSITGIGTIATGINFLVTILRMRAPGMTFMRMPMFTWSVFVTSVIILFAFPVLAVALALLLIDRDFGSHFFTVNGGGAPMQYVNLFWFWGHPEVYIVILPIFGLMSEVISTFSHKRIFGYSAMVVSMVAIAILSFVTWVHHFFTMGAGPGVNSFFGVSTMAIAIPTGVKVFNWIFTMHKGRLEFKTAMLWSLGVIPNFLIGGLTGVMLAVPPADYQYHNSYFLIAHFHYTLIGGTVFGVFSGLYYWWPKMFGVLLNEKLGRWHFWTFMIGFNICFFPQFFLGFMGMTRRMYTYPAGYGWGVVNLISTIGAFLMGVAFIIFVYNILWSARYGERDTTGDPWDGRTLEWATTSPAPHYNFAIIPTVKGRDAWWLMKQNGESINGPKGVPFRPIHMPNNSGRPFIMSALFFIMGAGFVFQWWILAIVGFVGVLICMAQRSFEYDDSHYIPVEEIEKTEAAAGRL; from the coding sequence ATGCACGGAGTGGTCAATTGGGCCGTACATTTCTTCATGCTCGACGAAGGTCCGCTCATTTGGCTGTCCGACTTCTTGATCATTTGTGCGTCGCTCGGCATCGTGGTGGTCCTCACCAAGTTCCGCTTGTGGAAGTGGCTCTGGGACGAGTGGCTGACGACGGTCGATCACAAGAAGATCGGCATCATGTACATGATCGCGGCCATCCTGATGCTGTTCCGCGGAGGTACCGACGGCCTCCTGATGCGCGCACAGCTCGCGTGGCCGAACATGCACTTCCTGAGTGCGGATCACTATGATCAGATTTTCACCACGCACGGCACCATCATGATCCTGTTCATGGCGATGCCGGCCATCATCGGTTTCTTCAACGTGGCGGTGCCGCTCCAGATTGGTTGCCGCGACGTCGCGTTCCCGTACCTAAACGCCATTTCGTTCTGGCTGTTCTTCTTCGCAGCGCTGTTGTTCAACCTGTCCTTCGTCGTCGGCGGTTCGCCGGATGGCGGTTGGACCAGCTATCCGCCTTACGTTGAGAACCAGTTCGATCCAGGTCCCGGCGAGAACTATTACCTCGTCGCGCTGTCCATCACCGGTATCGGTACCATCGCGACCGGTATCAACTTCCTTGTGACCATCCTGCGGATGCGCGCGCCGGGCATGACATTCATGCGCATGCCGATGTTCACCTGGTCCGTCTTCGTGACGTCTGTGATCATCCTGTTTGCGTTCCCGGTGCTCGCCGTGGCGCTGGCGCTGTTGCTGATCGATCGCGACTTCGGATCGCACTTCTTCACCGTGAATGGCGGCGGCGCGCCGATGCAGTACGTGAACCTGTTCTGGTTCTGGGGTCACCCGGAGGTGTACATCGTCATCTTGCCCATCTTCGGGCTCATGTCCGAGGTCATCAGCACCTTTTCGCACAAGCGGATTTTCGGGTATTCCGCCATGGTGGTGTCCATGGTGGCCATCGCCATCCTGAGCTTCGTGACCTGGGTGCACCACTTCTTCACGATGGGCGCCGGTCCGGGCGTCAACTCGTTCTTCGGCGTGTCGACGATGGCCATCGCTATTCCGACGGGCGTCAAGGTGTTCAACTGGATTTTCACCATGCACAAAGGGCGGCTGGAGTTTAAGACCGCGATGCTGTGGAGCCTGGGTGTCATTCCCAACTTCCTCATCGGCGGCCTGACGGGTGTCATGCTGGCCGTGCCGCCTGCAGACTATCAGTATCACAACTCGTACTTCCTGATTGCCCACTTCCACTACACGCTCATCGGCGGTACGGTGTTCGGCGTGTTCTCGGGCCTGTACTACTGGTGGCCGAAGATGTTTGGTGTGTTGCTCAACGAGAAGTTGGGACGTTGGCATTTCTGGACGTTCATGATTGGGTTCAACATCTGCTTCTTCCCGCAGTTCTTCCTCGGCTTCATGGGGATGACGCGGCGGATGTACACGTATCCGGCTGGCTATGGCTGGGGTGTCGTGAACCTGATCTCGACCATCGGCGCCTTCCTGATGGGCGTGGCGTTCATCATCTTCGTCTACAACATCCTGTGGAGCGCGCGCTATGGCGAGCGCGATACGACGGGCGATCCGTGGGATGGCCGCACGCTCGAGTGGGCGACCACTTCGCCTGCGCCGCACTATAACTTCGCCATCATTCCGACGGTCAAGGGCCGCGACGCTTGGTGGCTGATGAAGCAAAACGGCGAGTCCATCAACGGGCCGAAGGGCGTGCCGTTCCGGCCGATTCACATGCCGAACAACTCGGGCCGTCCGTTCATCATGAGCGCCCTGTTCTTCATCATGGGCGCGGGGTTTGTGTTCCAGTGGTGGATCTTGGCCATCGTTGGGTTTGTGGGCGTGCTCATCTGCATGGCGCAGCGCTCGTTCGAGTATGACGACTCGCACTACATCCCGGTCGAGGAGATCGAAAAGACCGAGGCCGCGGCGGGGAGGTTGTAA
- a CDS encoding cytochrome (ubi)quinol oxidase subunit III, protein MSNANTAVHGDHHPVNPNVPLEYHEEENSLRITGFWLFLGQDMILFSSLFATYIVMHGRVAGGPTSQQLFDVTGFTIETIALLFSSFTCGLATYEMRRGHRNAVIGWILVTMALGLVFLGFEVTEFIHDVGIGATLQRSGFLSAFYILVGTHGSHVTVGLLWVTLLIFQLLRRGITPVTARKVFLWSIYWHFLDAVWIFIFTVVYLTGKVI, encoded by the coding sequence ATGTCGAATGCGAACACGGCGGTTCACGGGGATCACCACCCCGTGAACCCCAACGTTCCGCTCGAGTATCACGAGGAAGAAAACAGCCTGCGCATCACCGGCTTTTGGCTCTTCCTTGGCCAGGACATGATCCTGTTCTCGAGCCTGTTTGCGACGTACATCGTGATGCATGGCCGCGTCGCAGGCGGGCCCACTTCTCAGCAACTGTTTGACGTCACAGGATTCACGATTGAAACGATTGCCCTGTTGTTCTCGTCGTTCACCTGCGGTCTTGCCACCTATGAAATGCGGCGAGGTCATCGCAATGCCGTCATTGGCTGGATTCTCGTGACGATGGCGCTTGGCCTTGTGTTCCTCGGCTTCGAGGTGACCGAGTTCATTCACGACGTCGGGATTGGGGCCACCCTTCAGCGAAGCGGATTTCTGTCCGCGTTCTATATCCTGGTGGGTACGCACGGAAGTCACGTGACCGTCGGTCTGCTCTGGGTGACATTGCTCATCTTTCAACTGTTGCGCCGCGGCATCACGCCGGTCACCGCGCGCAAGGTGTTCTTGTGGAGCATTTACTGGCACTTCCTCGACGCCGTCTGGATTTTCATCTTTACGGTCGTATACCTCACCGGGAAGGTGATCTGA
- the qoxD gene encoding cytochrome aa3 quinol oxidase subunit IV, translated as MEAKEHKFHREEGFPWKHILGLFLSLLLTAIAFWLALATHQPPALVITIIVILGVGQLLVQLYMFMHFTESDDRAWQVPAIYFGLFIVFCVVGGSIWIMTFKSIVA; from the coding sequence GTGGAAGCCAAGGAGCACAAGTTCCACCGCGAGGAGGGCTTCCCCTGGAAGCACATCCTCGGCCTGTTTTTGTCCCTGTTGTTAACGGCCATTGCGTTCTGGCTAGCGCTTGCGACGCATCAGCCGCCGGCGCTCGTCATCACCATCATCGTCATCCTCGGTGTGGGGCAGCTCTTGGTCCAGCTGTACATGTTCATGCACTTCACGGAGAGCGACGATCGCGCCTGGCAGGTTCCGGCCATCTACTTTGGGCTGTTCATCGTGTTCTGCGTCGTCGGAGGATCCATCTGGATTATGACCTTCAAATCGATCGTGGCGTGA